From the genome of Longispora fulva:
GCAGAGCTGGGCGTGCGCGCCGAGACCGTCGAGTCGCTCGCCGCCGTCGGCATCACCCGCGCCTTCGCGATCCAGGAGTACGCGCTCCCGATCGCCATGCGCGGTGGCGACGTGATCGGCCAGGCCCCGACCGGTACCGGCAAGACGCTCGGCTTCGGCATTCCGATCCTCGAGCGCACCCTCGACGTCAGCGAGGGTGCCGACGGCGCCCCGCAGGCCCTGATCGTCGTCCCGACCCGCGAGCTCAACGTGCAGGTCGCCCGCGACCTGGCCGCCGCCGGCAAGGTGCGTGGCATCCGCGTCCTCGCCGTCTACGGCGGCGTGGCCTACGAGCCGCAGGTCGACGCGCTCGCCAAGGGCGTCGACATCGTCGTCGGTACCCCGGGCCGGCTCATGGACCTCGCCAAGCAGAAGAAGCTCGACCTGGGCAAGGTCCGCACCCTCGTCCTGGACGAGGCGGACCGGATGCTCGACCTGGGCTTCCTCGAGGACGTGACCAAGATCCTGGCGATGCTGCCGGAGCAGCGGCAGACCATGCTGTTCTCCGCGACCATGCCGGACCCGATCGTGGCCCTGTCCCGCCGGTTCCTGAAGAACCCGGTGACCATCCACGCCGGGCACAACGACAACAGTGCGCCGAACCCGCTGACCAAGCAGTTCGTCTACCGCACGCACCCGATGAACAAGGCAGAGGTCGTCGCCCGCATCCTGCAGGCGAAGGACCGGGGCCTGACGATGATCTTCTGCCGGACCAAGCGGGCCACCCAGAACCTCGCCGAGGACCTGGACTTCCGCGGCTTCGCGGCCGGCGCCGTGCACGGTGACCTGGGCCAGGGCGCCCGGGAGCGTGCGCTGCGCGCGTTCCGGGCCGGCAAGGTCGACGTGCTGGTCGCCACCGACGTCGCCGCCCGCGGCATCGACGTCACGGCGGTCACCCACGTGATCAACTACGACTGCCCCGAGGACCAGGAGACGTACGTGCACCGGATCGGCCGCACCGGCCGCGCCGGGGCGACCGGTGTCGCCGTCACGTTCGTCGACTGGGAGGACGCTCCGCGCTGGAGCCTCATCGACAAGAACCTGCACCTCGACCAGCCGAACCCGCCGGAGACGTACCACACGTCCCCGCACCTGCTCACCGACCTCGACATCCCGGAGGGCGTCACCGGCACCCTGCCGTCCGCCCAGCGGACCCGTTCCGGGCTGAGCTCCGAGGCCATCGAGGACATCGAGGGCGGCCCCCGCAAGGGCGGCCGTGACCGGGACCGCGGCGACCGCAAGGCCGGCGGCCGTGGTGGCCGGTCCGAGCGCCCGGCGGCCCCGACCGAGGTGGCGGCCGACAAGCCGCCGCGCCAGCGTCGCCGGTCGCGTCGGGTCGCCGAGGGTGAGTCCGTGGTGGCATCGGAGGGTCAGACCTCGGCGTCGGACGTGAGCCTGGGTTCGGCGTCGGACGTGGATCTGGACTCCGCGCCGGTCTCCGCCTCCGTCTCGTCGAAGTCGGCTACGCGGTCGCGGTCGCGCACGCGGTCCGGTTCGGTTTCCGAGCGGTCGGGGTCGGTTTCCGACTCGGCTCCGGTCGCGGCCGAGTCGGTGGCCCTGGATTCGGTGACCTCCGAGTCGGCGGCCTCCGGGTCGACCGAATCGGGCTCGTCGGCGCCGCGCGCCCGGCGGTCGCGGTCCTCCGCTCCGGCTCCGGCCGTGGCGCTGGGCACGCCGTTCGCGTCGGGTGTCGTGGCTCCGGTGTTCGCGGCCCCGGTTCTCGACAGTGCTCAGGACGACGTCGACGGCTCGTTCGACGATGGCTCCGACGCGGCACGCAAGCCGCGCCGCCGTCGCCGTCGCCCGGCGACCAGCTCGGCCGAGTAACACGCGTTCGAAGGAGGCCCCCACCCAGCCGGGTGGGGGCCTCCTTTTCGCCTGGCGGCACCATGCGGCTTCGCCTCGCGGGACCACGCGGCCCGCAGCACTGCAGCCACGGCCCTGGCCGTCCAGGAGGTCCGCCAGCCATGGGTGGGACGGTCCGCGCACCGGACCGCTACGGTGGGCTGGTGACGGATGAATACTGGCGCCGCCCCGCCCACGGCCAGCCGGCCCCACCGGCGCCCCCTGCACGCCCGGCGGCTCCGGAGTACACGGGTCCGCCGCCGTCGAGCCCGCCGCCGCCCGGGTGGCGTCCGCCGACGATCGTGGAGGTGCCGCCGGCCCGCCAGATGCCCCGCCAGGAGCACCGCGCCCTCGACGAGGAGGAGCGCGCGGGCCGGACGATCACCTACGGGGTCGGCATGGTGGCCGGGGCCGTCGCGGTGGTGCTGGTCCTGATCCTGTGCGGCCGGGCCCTGTTCGTCTGACCCCGGCTCACGCCCCGAATCCGGCCCAGGTGTCGGTCCGATGCACGCCGGGGCCGGGCCCCACCGTAGTCGAATGAGGGTTTAGAAACCGTTCCAGGCGATCCGTGCGCCGGCGTCGCCGGTCTTGTAGACGTACCAGCCGGAGAAGCCGGCCAGGACCAGCACCGCGAGGCCGAATACGATCATCATGATCATGCGCCCGCGGGCCGCCGGAGGCGCCGCGATCTCCCCGCCGGCCGGGGCCGGTCCGATGTTGGCGTTGGCGCGGCGCCGCCCGGCGTCGAGTGCCATGAACAGCAGGGACACGACGGCCAGGCCGCAGACGAACCAGAGCATCTTCGTGCCGTGGTCCTGGTGCACATTGATCTTGGCGGCGAGGTCCGGGGGCATGACGCCCTTGGAGTTCATCCGCTGCTCGAAGCGTTCGCCGCTCTCCTTGGCCACCCAGGAGACGACGGGGGCGATGAGGGCGAGCAGGACGAACACCCAGGTGAACCGGGCCCGGAGGGGTGGCACGAGTACGTAGACCACACCCATGAGCGCGAGTAGTGGCACGAAGACGACGGCGGCGTGGACGAGCAACGGGTGCGCCGGCAGACCCATGATCTCATCGAACATCGCGTCAGTGTGGGGGCTCCGCGTCAGCCGGGGCAATCCTCCACACCGCCCGTGGGATTTATTTGACTCATTCCAGAAAACCTGGTTACCTGGTGGTCATGCCAAGTGACCAGCAGCTCCGAGCGCATGGCCTCCGGGTCACGAAGCCGCGTCTCGCGGTGCTCGACGTGCTGGCCGGCGGGGGCCACCTCGACGTGGACGAGATCACCCGCCAGGTGCGCGACCGGCTCGACAGCGTCTCCACCCAGGCGGTCTACGACGTGCTGGGCGCGCTCACGCGTTCCGGGCTCGCCCGAAGGATAGAGCCGGCCGGTCATCCCGCCCGGTTCGAGGCGCGGACGGGTGACAACCACCACCACGTGGTGTGCCGGGGCTGTGGAGCAATCGACGATGTTGACTGCGCCGTGCATTACACCCCATGCTTGACCCCGTCGAAAAGTCATGGCTTCATCCTCGACGAGGCTGAGGTCACCTATTGGGGCCTGTGCCCTAAGTGTCAGGAAGTCACCGAAGACTGAGATCCGGGAGTCCGGGTCTCGCCCCTAAGTTGGAGGAGAGACGTTGACCGAGCACTCCACGACCGAGACCGGCTCCCCGGCCCCCAGCGACGCGTTCTCGCTGACCGCCGGAGCCGACGGACCGATCCTGCTGCACGACCATCACTTCATCGCCCAGATGGCGCACTTCAACCGTGAGCGGGTGCCGGAGCGCAACGTGCACGCGAAGGGCGGCGGCGCGTTCGGGCACTTCACGGTCACGGCCGACGTCAGCGCCTTCACGAAGGCCGCCGTCTTCCAGCCCGGCACGACGACGGAGACCCTGCTGCGGTTCTCCACGGTCGCCGGTGAGCAGGGCAGTGCCGACACGGCCCGCGACCCGCGCGGTTTCGCGCTGAAGTTCTACACGACCGAGGGCAACTACGACCTGGTCGGCAACAACACCCCGGTCTTCTTCATCCGGGACCCCATCAAGTTCCCGCACTTCATCCGGTCGCAGAAGCGGCTGCCGGACACCGGGCTGCGCGACAACGACATGCAGTGGGACTTCTGGACGCTCAACCCGGAGTCCGCGCACCAGGTGACGACCCTGTTCACCGACCGGGGCACCCCGGCGACGTGGCGCGAGCAGCACGGCTTCGGCTCGCACACCTACAGCTGGGTGAACGCTGGCGGCGAGCGGTTCTGGGTGAAGTACCACTTCGTCACCGAGCAGGGCATCCGCAACCTGAGCGCGTCCGAGGCCGCGACGATCTCGGCGGAGGACCCGGACTTCCACCGCCGGGACCTGATCGAGCACATCAAGCGGGGCGACCATCCGTCGTGGACGCTGAAGGTGCAGATCATGCCCTACGCCGACGCGCCCGGCTACCGGTTCAACCCGTTCGACCTGACCAAGGTCTGGCCGCACGGCGACTACCCGCTGATCGAGGTCGGCCGGCTGACCCTGGACCGCAACCCGGAGAACT
Proteins encoded in this window:
- a CDS encoding translation initiation factor 2, with translation MTDEYWRRPAHGQPAPPAPPARPAAPEYTGPPPSSPPPPGWRPPTIVEVPPARQMPRQEHRALDEEERAGRTITYGVGMVAGAVAVVLVLILCGRALFV
- a CDS encoding DEAD/DEAH box helicase, which produces MRGGDVIGQAPTGTGKTLGFGIPILERTLDVSEGADGAPQALIVVPTRELNVQVARDLAAAGKVRGIRVLAVYGGVAYEPQVDALAKGVDIVVGTPGRLMDLAKQKKLDLGKVRTLVLDEADRMLDLGFLEDVTKILAMLPEQRQTMLFSATMPDPIVALSRRFLKNPVTIHAGHNDNSAPNPLTKQFVYRTHPMNKAEVVARILQAKDRGLTMIFCRTKRATQNLAEDLDFRGFAAGAVHGDLGQGARERALRAFRAGKVDVLVATDVAARGIDVTAVTHVINYDCPEDQETYVHRIGRTGRAGATGVAVTFVDWEDAPRWSLIDKNLHLDQPNPPETYHTSPHLLTDLDIPEGVTGTLPSAQRTRSGLSSEAIEDIEGGPRKGGRDRDRGDRKAGGRGGRSERPAAPTEVAADKPPRQRRRSRRVAEGESVVASEGQTSASDVSLGSASDVDLDSAPVSASVSSKSATRSRSRTRSGSVSERSGSVSDSAPVAAESVALDSVTSESAASGSTESGSSAPRARRSRSSAPAPAVALGTPFASGVVAPVFAAPVLDSAQDDVDGSFDDGSDAARKPRRRRRRPATSSAE
- a CDS encoding catalase; translated protein: MTEHSTTETGSPAPSDAFSLTAGADGPILLHDHHFIAQMAHFNRERVPERNVHAKGGGAFGHFTVTADVSAFTKAAVFQPGTTTETLLRFSTVAGEQGSADTARDPRGFALKFYTTEGNYDLVGNNTPVFFIRDPIKFPHFIRSQKRLPDTGLRDNDMQWDFWTLNPESAHQVTTLFTDRGTPATWREQHGFGSHTYSWVNAGGERFWVKYHFVTEQGIRNLSASEAATISAEDPDFHRRDLIEHIKRGDHPSWTLKVQIMPYADAPGYRFNPFDLTKVWPHGDYPLIEVGRLTLDRNPENFFAQIEQSAFEPSALVPGIGVSPDKMLLGRMFAYADTHRHRIGTNYTQLPVNQPKVPVNTYTFDGAMRFEHSGNSPVYSPNSYGGPVADEVRGAEIGWEVDGEMVRSAATLHAEDDDFGQPGTLVREVLSDSERAALAGNVVGHLKGGVSAPILAKALAYWRAIDKSLGDAIANGVNGH
- a CDS encoding Fur family transcriptional regulator; amino-acid sequence: MPSDQQLRAHGLRVTKPRLAVLDVLAGGGHLDVDEITRQVRDRLDSVSTQAVYDVLGALTRSGLARRIEPAGHPARFEARTGDNHHHVVCRGCGAIDDVDCAVHYTPCLTPSKSHGFILDEAEVTYWGLCPKCQEVTED
- a CDS encoding DUF2231 domain-containing protein, producing the protein MFDEIMGLPAHPLLVHAAVVFVPLLALMGVVYVLVPPLRARFTWVFVLLALIAPVVSWVAKESGERFEQRMNSKGVMPPDLAAKINVHQDHGTKMLWFVCGLAVVSLLFMALDAGRRRANANIGPAPAGGEIAAPPAARGRMIMMIVFGLAVLVLAGFSGWYVYKTGDAGARIAWNGF